The Thalassophryne amazonica chromosome 20, fThaAma1.1, whole genome shotgun sequence sequence ACCAGACATGTAAATATAGTCACATTTTCAATGGCGGATTTCTGGTTTGCCACACAGTTAACTTGTTTTGTCTTTACACCCACAAGTTATATACTGCCAGATGCCAGTAAGCAGAGCAGTCAGAAGACGCGGGTGGTGAAGCGCTCATTTAGCCCGACCTACAACCACACCATGGTGTATGATGGCTTCCACACCAGCGACCTGAGAGAGGCCTGTGCTGAGCTAACAGTGTGGTACCGGGAAGGGATGAAGACACACGTTCTAGGAGGAATTCGCTTGAGCTGTGGTACTGGTGAGAGTCCATATGCTGCATGCACAAATTGTAATTTGCTATGCAATTGTTATATTGTCCTCCTGGTTTGTGTTGGTATATACGGTGCATTCGGAAAACatacacaatgcttcactttttccacattttattttacagccttattccaaaatggagcaaatcatTTTTCCtgccaaaattctacacacaataccccataatgacaatgtgaaaaagttttagatttttgcaaaattcCTAAGTTATAGAAGTCATAaaaacacatgaacagatttctgaGAAATTTCGtggtggtggattttttttttcttagtgtcACCTAGTAATTTCCTTATTTGTACATTGGTGTTACAGTGCTCCCATCTGCACTTCAGCTTGATTAAAGGCATAAATTATACTGTTGGCGCTTGGCTGATAATTTCAAAAGACATTATCAGTTGAAGTACATTTCTTTGTAAATCCTGTTTGTAAAACTCAGCGACAGTGCAGTGTTCATTATGTAAAGTTGACTAAAATAtgcaagtaaaaaacaaaactcatTTACTGCCATGCTCAGAATTTAAATCAAAGGACCACATACATAATATGTGAAACCAGAcatcaaaacaaacatttttgtAGTCATGGAGTAATGGCTAAGAGTAATAGAGTTGTGTAATTGATAAAACAGACAAAACCCCCAATAATATACAAGCATTCACAGAGTCGCAGCAGtttaaacaacatagagaaaccacatgCCAACAAgtccaaatgaacattatactaccaaaatgtattttttaatgtttttcatcatgttaataagagactgcacgcatgagaccctgaaaacttgctaaaacaaatattccgtgtctgctacgtttaacctgcgtggaatttaataaacgcaaaccgaatttcagacatatgtattagtctggaacaaactggacaaacagtgttgtaaaggacaataagcaggatgttaaagagcaaacttcactttcccccagaacaacatgaacaaGAAGCGATTGTGGCTCACAGcatttcccattgaaaataatggagaaataacctgagcttctcgcatgtttacataaaacaaacacaataacaatgtctaaaaacccagataatatattcacaagagttttaggcacaatatacaaagagtttgatgttgcaatgttaatactGTTGtcagtgtgcagctgttaaagtgcagccttatcAGACTGACCCAGTGTTAATGTAAACTGTACATAGTTTTgtgagatttgaaacctcaatagggcgaatgcagCTGCGCATTTGgtaaggggttggtaaagttgggCCTTACTTGTAtgcagcaccttgaggcaactttgttgtgatttggcgctatataaaaatgaaatgaattgagtGCATTTGAGAGCTCAGACTGTTTCTTTGACCTCAAAAATTCCCTGAATTGAGACAGTCTGGAGATTGCATAACTAGTTTATTACACAAATGGTTACATAGCCCATCTGAGCCCGGCTGTTCTCACCTCCTTCTATACAGGAACAATAGAGAGTGTACTAACCATTAGTATCTCTCTGTGGCATGAAAGTAGCAGCTTTGCAGACAGGAATATACTAGGGAGGGTcatgagggcagcagagaagattattagggccaggctgccaaccattggtgaactggtAGAACAGCACTGCTTGTCCAGAGCAAGAAGGacagggacacttcacatccctttaacaaactgttttccctcctgcctTCAAGTAAATGGTATGGTAGCCTGAGGTGCAAAACACGCAGATTCAGGCACAGCTTTTACCCAACCACCATAACGCAGTTAAATACAAATCAatagaaagaactgtgcaatGTAGGTTATAGAATACAGTGTAGCAtctggtagcaactttatccttgtagcatcttcatatgtacaatatcctgtgtcctttatttattatGTATATACAAAGACAGTTatcgatattttttttttcttcaaaacccTATTTATCACTGTCACAGACCTTGgacttttattgtgcttttattctgttttttatctGTTCGTGCAGTACATCGATATTTTGTTCTGTGACGgcatcagtgattttttttttttttttttttttttactgaatgacaaaaACAAGTCTACAGCATATGATGATCTGTGTGGCAATAgcaaataaataattgtttttaATTGCAGGTCAAAGTTACGGTGAAGCTGTGAGCTGGATGGACTCCACAGAGGAGGAGATTGGTGCGTGGACCTCTATGATCAAAAGCCCAAACCACTGGATAGAAGCAGCTCTTCCAATCAGAACTAACCTTTCCCATCGGGCCGAATGACTTGGACAATAAATCACACTGCAGCATACACATTAATGTTTGGACTGAACAGGAATTGTCACACGACACCCTTTCTCTGTCTTccacatatgcacaaaggaatcaGGTTTTGGTGTAGAAATAGCATTTTTAGttcttgaaacatatctgtgtgCTTTTCACATGTATTTGTGTTGGTTCAAGATGTTTGTCTGACAAAAGTGCCATTGATTTTTCTGTAAAATATCAAAATCTGTCTGAATCTTATTTTATGGACTTATTTTATCCACCAAATTAAGAAaaattttatttttcttaaatGATGTATGTCcaaattctttgtttttttgtctatGCCAGAAATATATACAAGTACATAATTACTTTATGTATGTGTCATGTGAATATTAATAAAATATTTGTCCTGAGCTCATAATCTGTGCACTTAATTAAACTGAGAAAAGGTTTTTGAAATGATGCATGTCTAAATTCTTCCATTTTTTTTCTATGAGGGAAAACAGACACAATTACTTAATGCATGAGAGTGTTATGTCTTGTGTTTATTCAGGTACTCTTCATTATTGGACATGTTTTGATTTCCATACCTGGAATTGAGTTGCCTAAAAAAAGTCTGGTATTAGAATTATTGGTACTCCTGAATTTTAAGTATAGAATTTAAAATGCATCAATGAAAAAAATGCAAACGAGCCATTTTTTGCTTAATCAGAATATAAATGTCTGAAGTTATTGAACAAGAAAACGCATTTTCAGAATACTTTTGAAAATGATTTTCATACATAAATGTGTGTGACACAATTATTGGCATATTTTGATAAATTTACTGTTGGTCATTACTTTTATAGCTATTTTTGTTTAGGCAAGTCAAGGGATGAACATGAACGTTTCAAAGGCAATGTGTCCGTTTCTGACAGGCTGTGACATCCATGTCCAACAGATGGCAGTGTTGGCAAATACCAGGAATGCCGAGCGTGATTattacaaaataaaagaaaaattatatggagttaaaaaaacaaaaactttaagacagtcttaCACGAGCTGTGTATatgtataataaaaaaattaatattttgaggaaatggtaatattgtgttaGAATATTACACAATGGAAACACGGCAGTTGCCATGGTGACTAAACGCTgtcaggtaaaaaaaaatggctgctgtGAAAAACAAACTTTTACAAGGCCTCGCTGAAAACTTCTCAAAAGAAGTGGAGCACTGTGAGTATGAGTTTTAACCAACAGTAAAACGTTATTTTTCCTAAACTGTAACCTGCGAAGAAAAGGTGACGTGACGTTACTCAGcctgtattgttatctttggatCAGTCAATAAGACGGAGGTGGTCTGTCTGATCCGAGACTTCAACAGGCACCTCGAGGACCAGACTGTCTCTGGGACCAGAGTTCTCAAGGGTTTGGACAGAGAGAATTTCTTACACATCCTGCACACCGTGTTTGGGATGACAGAAGACACAATGCTTAATGGAGGTAACTGTGCCCGCCGTTGATTTCAGTTTTCTCAACAGAAATTCCATGATTTGTTTCTGATTACCTGTCTCAGTATTTAGAATATTTGACAAAGACAACGATGGACTAATTAGCATGAAAGAGTGGATTGAAGGATTGTCTATATTTCTTCGTGGGTCCTTGGAGGAACAAATGAAATGTATGTATTTAGATGTTGGTGCTCGGCCTTTCATTCACAATCAGCTAACAATATTTATGCCAATTGCTCAGACTGCTTTCAGGTGTATGACTTGAATGGTGACAACTATATCTCCAGAGAGGAAATGATTCACATGCTGAAGGACAGCATGGTCAGTTGGCCCACAGATGAGGACCCTGATGAAGGAGTCAAAGACCTGGTGGAAATTACACTCAAGATGATGGTAAGACCTGGCGCAGATTGTACAGATTCTTACCTTATTTTTGAATGTTGACATTATAGAAGGGCAAATATGTGTAAAATGTCACTACAGTTGTGTGTTACTGTAAAAATCGCCCAATTTTACAGACATcatttcataaaaaaataaattgaattagctATAATGCCAAGCTCAGTTTTCTCCCTGAGGATAATAAATAGCAAAATCCAAGAAATGTCTCTGGCCATTCTGAAATGCCTTCAAAATTTTATATAGGTTATATAAGCACATATGAAGTGCCATATTCTACGTTTTCTTGCATGCCGAATCCATTCAAACAGGAATTACATTGATAAAATTCACAACAAATGGTGTAATGGTCTTTTTAATGGTTTAATAGAAGATGGCTGAAACATGTACAGAATGTAAATGTACAGAAACAAaatatacaaatacaaataaaagAAACATTCATGTGTTACAGTTATGGTTCACAATGACATCTTGGAAATTATTCAGACAttatttgtgggtgattctttaactacgggcactattagccttgtaaatgtaatttccaccacaccattgccttacaatataaagcgccttggggcaactgtttgttgtgatttggcgctatatacatgtgctctgatgtcactgtttatctccatagaaactacccaaacagtctttcatacaaactgtttaaagggacattacagtgttgtggtggaaattacagcaataatgtgggacaactacattttgtttaaaaaaatcacaacagttgtatgacattgaataccccaattatgttttgattattttactgatattttaaaacattagaaaaaacatttttttaccattcatttttatcattgaagatcaaacgtctgggtgtgggacaagcacaaaacggcaatatttgcatataatgatgctgaaaaaag is a genomic window containing:
- the efcab1 gene encoding EF-hand calcium-binding domain-containing protein 1, with product MAAVKNKLLQGLAENFSKEVEHFNKTEVVCLIRDFNRHLEDQTVSGTRVLKGLDRENFLHILHTVFGMTEDTMLNGVFRIFDKDNDGLISMKEWIEGLSIFLRGSLEEQMKYCFQVYDLNGDNYISREEMIHMLKDSMVSWPTDEDPDEGVKDLVEITLKMMDHDHDGKLSFSDYEKSVRKENLLLEAFGTCLPNATKIQAFEEYTFQYPPKL